In Populus alba chromosome 1, ASM523922v2, whole genome shotgun sequence, a single window of DNA contains:
- the LOC118034926 gene encoding 25.3 kDa vesicle transport protein SEC22-1, with the protein MVKLTMIARVTDGLPLAEGLDDGRDVKDAEMYKQQVKALFKNLASGHNDASRMSVETGPYVFHYIIEGRVCYLTMCDRSYPKKLAFQYLEDLKNEFERVNGAQIETAARPYAFIKFDTFIQKTKKLYQDTRTQRNVAKLNDELYEVHQIMTRNVQEVLGVGEKLDQVSQMSSRLTSESRIYAEKARDLNRQALIRKWAPVAIVLGVVFLLFWVKTKLW; encoded by the exons ATGGTGAAGCTGACAATGATCGCGCGTGTTACTGATGGACTTCCGCTAGCAGAGGGACTGGATGATGGTCGTGATGTGAAAGATGCTGAAATGTACAAACAGCAGGTCAAGGCACTTTTCAAGAACCTTGCATCTGGCCACAATGACGCATCGAGGATGTCCGTTGAAACTGGTCCTTATGTTTTCCA TTATATCATTGAAGGACGTGTTTGTTACCTTACTATGTGTGACCGCTCTTATCCTAAGAAACTTGCCTTTCAATACCTGGAAGACCTTAAGAATGAATTTGAACGTGTCAATGGGGCTCAAATTGAAACTGCTGCTAGACCATATGCCTTCATTAAATTTG ATACTTTCATACAGAAAACAAAGAAGTTGTATCAGGACACCCGCACCCAGCGGAACGTTGCAAAGTTGAATGATGAGCTGTATGAAGTCCACCAAATAATGACTCGCAATGTGCAGGAAGTTTTGGGTGTTGGTGAAAAGCTGGACC AGGTCAGTCAAATGTCAAGTCGGTTAACATCAGAATCTCGCATTTATGCTGAAAAGGCAAGAGATTTGAATCGACAG GCCTTAATTCGAAAATGGGCCCCTGTTGCTATTGTGCTAGGAGTTGTCTTCCTCCTCTTTTGGGTTAAAACAAAGCTCTGGTGA